A single genomic interval of Melanotaenia boesemani isolate fMelBoe1 chromosome 4, fMelBoe1.pri, whole genome shotgun sequence harbors:
- the polq gene encoding DNA polymerase theta isoform X1, whose product MTSGPLKKKTYMGQHQIKKKMSNDEPPDGDGLLQNTWNRSNKTVKSQNVSRNSQMPTDGGPHKACSSKEKDCKRPGWSAECRDLAQKLLFSEDSGEMDHLQMDKENSHSKPSTCVNLLSYQETENSQKAVSSSKQTLGRKDSSPRNDKHGSNKNTDPLLDVSRDYILFSPTRLAAAMKKAKLQQILQNQSTSVLTVPSGLELSTVSDTLPHPVMALCAPVDKAEKLFLSNWGLPKPVLERYQKHGVTQMFEWQAQCLTVGQVLQGGNLVYSAPTSAGKTLVSELLMLKRVLETRRKALFILPFVSVAKEKMHYLQSIFEEAGVRVEGYMGSTSAAGGFTKLDVAVCTIEKANSLINRLIEENSMSLLGVVVVDELHMVGDSGRGYLLELLLTKILYIAQKQNTTGSLSERIQIIGMSATLPNLSLLAGWLDAELYQSDYRPVPLQEHLKVGCNIYDKSLSVVQQFTPALHIKGDDDHIVSLCYETVREGHSVLLFCPSKNWCEKLADTVAREFYKLRHTDRQSEAGPQPACLDQEGLEDVIAQLRQTPAGLDPILQRTVPWGVAFHHAGLTFDERDVLEGAFRQGLVRVLAATSTLSSGVNLPARRVIIRTPTFNGRLLDPLTYKQMAGRAGRKGVDTTGESVLVCKQSERQRGISLLQGALQPISSCLVRREGEGVTTSMLRAILEIIVGGVASTPQDVRLYASCSLLAASMKCDSKKEADEETNRGAIEACVEWLMENEFISIQKDGSGDLTDERYCPTQLGSATLSSSLSPPEALGIFADLQRAMKGFVLENDLHLLYLITPLYAEWTTIDWYQFFCLWEQLPSSMKRVAELVGVQEGFLARSVSGKLVAKTEKQSRQMAIHKRFFTTLVLQDLVNEVPLGTVASKFNCNRGQLQSLQQSASTYAGMVMVFCKRLGWHNMELLLSQYQTRLSFGVQRELVDLVRVSLLNATRARALYAQGLCTIAELARATVADVEKALRNAIPFKSSKRAVDESEMEAAERRRLRCVWVSGGRALTEEEAAVEIVSEARLLLQEDLAQLGVRWDPAALPPESPSVSISDNHCNKDSDTSSTSDFSPHEMPTDSTKRHEKSGVTTNHREAGEKDVKSKKRMVEGRDGQKGGARNVDIIEPTVSEVSIERTKERINKSVQSRRENSGYQENKELRQKEETEEGEPSKRSVLIRQENHQLNHPAVETSLTQELAEIISSPLPQLVPQPRPSPPPASPPRFRAPRSRLEQQQTMSTSTVKGECLTSLTISPLQPGRIKHSRALSKVLQSIQTDKSLQEQSAETLNSKPTVFSSVQNSAPIGQMHTAAPHPGPVQENTCVVPAPSRADMFDSPPSVPPVSIHVLSPEAKRRRIDAREVEKFSSPELYVGDKTDEETEGQANMGEESFGDSFELDTQTERMIVQQKYRCTDQSDGCTDQLVEMQEVRDEERVETAAEQEGIPDERRNDFEGSGIASPRFNISVTDSQMELILNASHQMSPGPVGSDSVDKGKDEDDYELPDANQAAPESPNRSSSFLFDSMYDSPLLAAPNMHQLPDQSDEDESVSQKVRAESPLPSTQHRRRSELLANQEAEEQEAVQWGESFFNLSEWGDSLLVGEHFLERQSLLRHTERTEREEEMQQLNKDHNLCEELLLDSQSGPCPKLLNTTTRNEYDKEKADSNQVHTKQVKPFINEQVDPGENHGRVYEDSEIAKQIKKKTNKETEGEEEIEILVSDIAVFKNPHIQNAPESALHCSPGLQEIFDRWPSMSDQPGPSSYETQAASTRTADCPVLPQPVIQLGRKRRKSQECDASKNDSQMGQISNQDSKNLTERPGSAGDLIPPTQENPPVTPRVKLTTSSVQSPVAIQPLKQSTPSNPFQEKWTTTECPTSHTGHHDHLPAAVSASDSKKEETRLTKMELKSAPQSSSKTKPSQNLVFPAACSSPPSLQPRPPSDTESLGALESFTLQLSQDASLCSSNSGAFSIIDVASDKCLFDTFIKEWKTQKRFSLALACKRTEHRQQPEEEIGWKHKRAAHQKSNMADGFPVRDDEGLVLIGLSVCWGARDAYYISLQQEQSKGLSASLAPPPLDEDLSVSERLEQVRVCLSGQSAGNEVHVVVAYDIIRMYKTLVRSCNISLERNCEDPKVACWLLDPGSEERTLPNMVTVYCPEELPLLDGFGNEHSHCPRVRAATKSVLTHAAMNHLTGLLEEDGTLDFFRRIEMPSQVCLALLELNGVGFSVEECERQKHVMQAKLSALESEAYSLAGHSFSLTSVDDIAQVLFLELHLPPNGDVGGARSKKTLGYTRRGGGRIRLGKQFSTTKDILEKLRPLHPLPGVILEWRRITNALTKVVFPLQRERQYHPILEMDRIYPIAQTYTATGRVSFTEPNIQNVPKDFEICMPTAVGESPPSHNGFHLTTKAGKKRHSVVPTVTSGPSEPGPAFSVSMRHAFIPFSGGMILAADYSQLELRVLAHLSKDQRLLQVLNGGADVFRCIAAEWKSVDPESVQDSLRQQAKQICYGIIYGMGAKSLGEQMGVEENDAACYIESFKARYRGINAFLKQTVKNCMKDGYVQTLMGRKRYLARITSTNTHIKAHAERQAVNTTVQGSAADIVKLATVNIQKRLRKMYPAAQLSHQHAHTARNQPKTGMAQIRGAYFVLQLHDELIYETTERDLIQVAQIVKREMESAVKLYVKLKAKVKVGPSWGNLQDLDI is encoded by the exons ATGACCTCGGGtcctctgaaaaagaaaacttacatGGGACAGcatcagataaaaaagaaaatgag CAATGATGAACCcccagatggagatggactgTTGCAAAATACCTGGAATCGGTCAAATAAAACTGTCAAATCCCAGAACGTTAGCAGAAATAGCCAAATG CCCACAGACGGGGGACCCCACAAGGCCTGTAGTTCAAAGGAGAAGGATTGTAAGAGACCAGGATGGAGTGCAGAATGCAGAGACCTTGCTCAGAAACTTCTCTTCAGTGAAGACTCTGGGGAAATGGATCATCTTCAGATGGATAAAGAAAACAGCCATTCAAAACCTTCCACTTGTGTCAACCTTCTGTCTTatcaagaaacagaaaacagtcaGAAAGCTGTCAGCTCAAGCAA ACAGACACTCGGAAGAAAGGACTCTTCTCCTAGAAATGACAAACATGGGTCAAATAAGAATACTGACCCACTTCTGGATGTTTCCAGAGACTATATCTTGTTCAGTCCCACCCGTCTTGCAGCAGCTATGAAAAAGGCCAAACTCCAGCAAATATTACAGAATCAATCCACCTCTGTGCTCACTGTCCCTAGTGGACTGGAGCTCAGCACTGTCAGTGACACCCTACCACACCCAG TCATGGCCTTATGTGCTCCTGTGGATAAAGCTGAAAAGCTCTTTTTATCCAACTGGGGTTTACCAAAGCCTGTTCTGGAGCGCTATCAGAAACATGGAGTGACTCAAATGTTTGAGTGGCAGGCTCAGTGCCTCACTGTTGGACAGGTGCTGCAGGGAGGTAACCTGGTGTACTCGG CACCTACTAGTGCCGGCAAAACCCTAGTGTCAGAGCTGCTGATGCTGAAGCGTGTTCTGGAGACCAGGAGAAAAGCTCTCTTCATTTTGCCCTTTGTTTCTGTGGCCAAAGAGAAGATGCACTACCTCCAG AGCATATTTGAAGAGGCAGGAGTTCGAGTGGAGGGGTACATGGGCAGCACGTCGGCTGCTGGAGGATTCACAAAGCTGGATGTGGCTGTTTGCACCATAGAAAAAGCCAATTCTCTCATTAATAGACTCATTGAAGAAAATAGCATGAGTCTCCTAG GTGTGGTGGTAGTAGATGAGTTGCATATGGTTGGAGATTCTGGGAGGGGATACCTGCTGGAATTGCTGCTAACCAAAATCCTCTATATCgcacagaaacaaaacaccACAGG GTCTCTTTCTGAGCGTATACAGATAATTGGTATGAGTGCCACTTTGCCAAACCTCTCACTCCTGGCTGGCTGGTTGGATGCAGAGCTTTACCAGTCAGATTACAGACCTGTACCTTTGCAGGAGCATCTTAAAGTGGGCTGTAACATCTATGACAAGAGCCTCTCTGTGGTCCAGCAGTTTACCCCTGCTCTCCATATCAAG GGTGATGATGaccacattgtgagcttgtgtTATGAGACAGTCAGAGAGGGCCACTCTGTGCTGCTGTTCTGCCCTTCCAAGAACTGGTGTGAGAAACTGGCAGATACAGTCGCTAGAGAGTTTTATAAACTCAGACATACTG ATCGTCAGAGTGAGGCTGGGCCTCAGCCGGCGTGTCTGGATCAGGAGGGACTAGAGGATGTAATAGCCCAGTTAAGACAAACTCCAGCCGGTTTAGATCCCATTCTGCAGCGCACTGTGCCATGGGGGGTGGCATTCCACCATGCTG GTTTGACTTTTGATGAGCGTGACGTGTTGGAGGGAGCTTTTCGTCAGGGCTTGGTAAGAGTCCTGGCTGCTACCTCTACTCTCTCTTCAGGGGTTAATCTTCCAGCTCGCAGAGTCATCATTCGAACCCCAACTTTCAATGGACGCCTGCTGGACCCGCTCACATACAAACAAATGGCTGGACGAGCAGGAAGAAAAGGAGTGGACACTACAG GAGAAAGTGTGCTGGTATGTAAGCAATCAGAGCGCCAAAGAGGTATTAGTCTCCTTCAGGGGGCTCTTCAGCCCATCAGCAGCTGCCTGGTGAGAAGGGAAGGCGAAGGTGTCACCACTAGCATGCTCCGAGCCATCCTGGAG ATAATTGTTGGAGGTGTGGCCAGCACTCCACAGGATGTACGGCTGTATGCTTCCTGTTCACTTCTAGCCGCCAGCATGAAATGCGACAGCAAGAAAGAAGCTGATGAAGAGACAAACAGAGGAGCTATTGAGGCCTGTGTTGAATGGCTGATGGAGAATGAATTCATTAGTATTCAGAAGGACGGATCAGGTGATTTGACAG ATGAGCGGTACTGTCCAACCCAACTCGGCTCTGCCACCctttcttcctccctctctcctccagAGGCTCTAGGAATATTTGCAGATCTCCAGCGGGCCATGAAAGGATTTGTACTAGAAAATGATTTGCACCTTCTTTATCTG ATCACCCCGTTATATGCAGAATGGACTACCATAGACTGGTATCAGTTCTTCTGTTTGTGGGAGCAGCTGCCTTCATCGATGAAGAGGGTGGCAGAGCTGGTTGGTGTCCAGGAAGGCTTTCTCGCACGATCTGTCAGTGGCAAACTTGTTGCCAAGACAGAGAAGCAGAGTAGACAGATGGCCATTCATAAACG gttttttacCACTCTTGTTCTCCAGGATCTGGTGAATGAGGTACCTCTGGGAACTGTTGCATCTAAATTCAACTGCAATCGCGGACAGCTACAGTCCCTCCAGCAGTCTGCTTCCACATATGCAG GTATGGTAATGGTATTCTGCAAGCGTCTAGGCTGGCACAACATGGAGCTGCTCTTGTCTCAGTACCAGACCAGGCTGAGCTTTGGAGTCCAGAGGGAACTTGTTGACCTGGTCAGAGTTTCCCTTCTGAACGCAACACGAGCCAGAGCGCTCTACGCCCAAGGTCTCTGCACCATTGCTGAACTAGCCAGAGCTACTGTAGCTGATGTAGAGAAAGCTCTGCGGAATGCAATCCCATTTAAGAG CTCTAAGCGTGCTGTTGATGAAAGTGAGATGGAGGCAGCGGAAAGACGACGACTTCGCTGCGTGTGGGTCAGCGGTGGACGGGCTctgacagaagaagaagcagctgtTGAGATTGTGTCTGAGGCAAGGCTCCTTCTTCAAGAAGACCTGGCTCAGTTAGGAGTTCGATGGGATCCAGCAGCACTTCCACCAGAGTCTCCTTCTGTCTCCATCTCTGACAATCATTGCAATAAGGACTCAGACACTTCATCTACTTCTGATTTCAGCCCACATGAAATGCCAACAGACAGCACTAAACGTCATGAAAAGAGTGGAGTCACAACAAACCATAGAGAGGCGGGTGAGAAAGATGTTAAAAGCAAGAAGAGGATGGTTGAAGGACGTGATGGGCAAAAAGGAGGAGCCAGAAATGTTGACATTATTGAACCAACAGTCAGTGAGGTGTCCATAGAAAGAAccaaagaaagaataaataaatcggTGCAAAGCAGGAGAGAAAATTCAGGATACCAAGAGAACAAAGAGTTACGACAAAaagaagagacagaagaaggAGAGCCAAGTAAAAGAAGTGTTTTAATTAGACAAGAGAATCATCAGTTAAATCACCCTGCTGTTGAAACGAGCCTAACACAGGAGTTGGCTGAGATTATATCCAGCCCCCTCCCTCAGTTGGTGCCACAACCTCGACCCTCACCTCCTCCAGCGTCACCCCCACGCTTTAGAGCCCCGAGGTCCCGActagaacaacaacaaactatGTCCACAAGCACAGTAAAAGGAGAATGTCTCACAAGCCTCACTATATCACCTTTGCAGCCTGGTAGAATAAAGCACTCAAGAGCCCTAAGCAAAGTTCTCCAATCCATACAAACTGACAAAAGCCTGCAAGAACAGTCTGCTGAGACATTAAACTCAAAACCCACAGTGTTTTCATCTGTTCAAAATTCAGCACCAATAGGTCAGATGCATACTGCTGCTCCTCATCCTGGCCCTGTGCAAGAAAACACTTGTGTTGTTCCTGCACCTTCACGTGCAGATATGTTTGACTCTCCCCCCTCTGTCCCTCCTGTCTCTATTCACGTACTCTCTCCTGAGGCCAAGAGGAGGAGGATTGATGCCAGAGAGGTAGAGAAGTTTTCATCGCCTGAGCTGTATGTAGGTGATAAAACAGATGAAGAAACTGAAGGACAAGCTAACATGGGAGAAGAAAGCTTTGGTGACAGCTTTGAATTGGACACTCAGACTGAAAGAATGATTGTTCAGCAGAAGTACAGATGCACAGATCAGAGTGATGGATGTACAGATCAGTTGGTAGAAATGCAAGAAGTAAGAGACGAGGAAAGGGTAGAAACAGCTGCCGAGCAAGAGGGGATCCCAGATGAGAGAAGAAATGATTTTGAAGGCTCTGGCATTGCATCTCCAAGATTTAATATTTCTGTCACAGATAGCCAGATGGAGCTCATCCTTAATGCCAGCCACCAG ATGTCACCTGGTCCAGTTGGTAGTGACAGCGTGGACAAAggtaaagatgaagatgattatGAGCTTCCTGATGCTAATCAAGCAGCTCCAGAGAGTCCTAACAGAAGCAGCAGCTTCCTGTTTGACAGCATGTATGACAGCCCGCTGTTGGCAGCTCCAAATATGCACCAGCTGCCTGATCAATCAGATGAAGACGAATCTGTTAGCCAGAAAGTAAGAGCTGAGTCTCCTCTTCCATCAACCCAACACAGACGACGCAGTGAGCTTCTTGCCAACCAGGAAGCTGAAGAGCAAGAGGCAGTCCAGTGGGGCGAGTCCTTCTTTAACTTGTCAGAGTGGGGTGACTCACTGTTGGTAGGTGAACACTTTCTGGAGAGGCAGAGTTTGTTGAGACACACAGAGAGGACTGAAAGGGAGGAAGAGATGCAGCAGCTAAACAAAGACCATAATCTGTGTGAAGAACTGCTGCTAGATTCACAGTCTGGACCCTGTCCAAAACTACTTAATACCACTACAAGGAATGAGTATGATAAGGAGAAAGCTGATAGTAATCAAGTCCATACTAAACAAGTTAAACCATTTATTAATGAACAGGTTGATCCAGGTGAAAATCATGGAAGGGTTTATGAAGACAGTGAAATTGcaaagcagataaagaagaaaacaaataaagagaCAGAAGGGGAAGAAGAAATTGAGATTTTAGTTTCAGACattgcagtttttaaaaatccacatATCCAAAATGCTCCTGAAAGTGCTCTTCATTGCAGTCCAGGCTTACAAGAGATCTTTGACCGTTGGCCTAGTATGTCAGACCAACCAGGCCCCTCATCTTATGAAACACAAGCTGCTTCTACAAGGACAGCCGATTGTCCAGTGTTACCACAACCAGTGATACAactgggaagaaaaagaagaaagtcaCAAGAGTGTGATGCTTCAAAGAATGACTCTCAAATGGGACAAATCTCAAATCAAGACAGCAAGAATTTAACAGAGAGACCAGGCTCTGCTGGTGACCTCATTCCTCCAACTCAAGAAAACCCTCCTGTAACACCAAGAGTCAAACTGACCACCTCATCTGTCCAGTCACCTGTTGCCATTCAGCCACTTAAACAATCTACTCCCTCAAACCCTTTTCAAGAGAAATGGACGACCACAGAATGTCCCACATCGCACACAGGACACCATGATCATCtgccagcagctgtttctgcatCTGACAGTAAAAAGGAGGAAACTAGGTTAACGAAAATGGAACTGAAGTCTGCTCCACAGTCAAGTTCAAAAACCAAACCTAGCCAGAACCTCGTCTTTCCTGCAGCAtgttcttctcctccctccctgCAACCAAGGCCTCCCTCTGACACAGAGTCGCTGGGGGCGCTTGAAAGCTTTACTCTTCAGTTGTCCCAGGATGCATCACTCTGTTCCAGCAACTCCGGGGCATTCTCCATCATAGATGTAGCAAGTGATAAGTGCCTGTTTGACACGTTCATTAAAGAATGGAAAACACAGAAGAGGTTCTCTCTAGCTTTGGCCTGCAAGAGGACAGAGCACAGACAGCAGCCTGAGGAGGAAATAGGGTGGAAACACAAGAGAG CAGCTCATCAGAAGTCTAACATGGCCGACGGGTTTCCTGTAAGAGACGATGAAGGGCTTGTTTTGATTGGACTATCTGTCTGCTGGGGAGCCAGAGATGCATATTATATATCTCTACAGCAGGAGCAGAGCAAAG GTCTGAGCGCAAGTCTGGCTCCTCCTCCACTGGATGAGGATTTGTCAGTAAGTGAAAGGCTGGAACAGGTGAGGGTTTGTCTGAGCGGACAATCAGCTGGAAATGAGGTGCATGTGGTGGTCGCATATGACATCATCAGGATGTACAAGACGCTTGTACGAAGCTGCAACATCAGCTTGGAGAGAAATTGTGAAGATCCAAAG GTTGCATGTTGGCTGCTGGACCCTGGCAGTGAGGAGAGGACTCTCCCCAACATGGTGACTGTCTACTGTCCTGAAGAATTACCTCTGCTGGATGGATTTGGGAACGAGCATTCGCACTGTCCTCGTGTCAGAGCAGCGACCAAGAGTGTGCTCACACACGCTGCCATGAACCATCTCACTGGTCTGCTGGAGGAAGACGGCACACTcg ATTTTTTCAGGAGAATAGAGATGCCTTCTCAGGTTTGTCTGGCCCTGCTAGAACTGAATGGAGTTGGCTTCAGTGTTGAAGAGtgtgaaagacaaaaacatgtgaTGCAGGCCAAACTCTCAGCGCTGGAGTCTGAAGCTTACAGCCTGGCTGGACACAGCTTCTCCCTCACCAGCGTTGATGACATAGCACAG GTGCTGTTCTTGGAGCTCCACCTTCCTCCAAATGGTGATGTAGGTGGAGCAAGAAGTAAGAAAACCTTGGGCTACACCAGGAGAGGTGGTGGCAGAATACGACTCGGAAAGCAATTCAGCACTACCAAG GATATTCTGGAGAAGCTTCGTCCCCTTCACCCATTGCCAGGTGTAATTCTGGAGTGGAGGCGGATCACCAACGCCTTGACCAAAGTGGTGTTCCCTCTGCAGAGGGAGAGGCAGTATCACCCTATCCTGGAGATGGACAGGATATACCCCATCGCCCAGACCTACACGGCCACAG gtagaGTAAGCTTCACTGAGCCCAATATACAAAATGTCCCTAAAGACTTTGAGATATGCATGCCCACAGCGGTAGGTGAGAGCCCACCTTCACACAACGGCTTCCACTTGACCACCAAAGCAGG AAAGAAGAGACACTCTGTGGTGCCAACAGTCACATCTGGACCATCAGAACCAGGCCCAGCCTTCTCTGTCAGCATGCGACATGCTTTCATTCCTTTTTCAG GTGGGATGATACTGGCAGCGGATTACTCCCAGCTGGAGTTGAGAGTGTTGGCTCATCTCTCAAAGGATCAACGCCTCCTGCAA GTGCTGAATGGAGGAGCAGATGTGTTTCGCTGCATTGCTGCAGAGTGGAAAAGTGTGGACCCAGAGTCTGTGCAGGACAGCCTCAGACAACAGGCAAAACAG ATTTGCTATGGCATCATTTACGGAATGGGAGCAAAATCTTTGGGTGAGCAAATGGGAGTGGAGGAGAACGATGCCGCCTGCTACATCGAGAGTTTCAAAGCCCGATACAGAG gGATTAATGCTTTTCTGAAACAGACCGTAAAGAACTGCATGAAGGATGGCTATGTTCAGACACTGATGGGGCGCAAGAGATATTTAGCTAGAATCACCAGCACCAATACACACATCAAAGCTCAT GCGGAGCGCCAGGCAGTGAACACGACTGTACAGGGTTCAGCAGCCGACATTGTTAAACTTGCTACCGTGAACATTCAGAAACGCCTACGAAAAATGTACCCTGCAGCGCAGCTGTCTCACCAGCACGCACACACAG CTCGTAATCAGCCCAAAACTGGGATGGCTCAGATCAGGGGAGCCTACTTTGTTCTACAGCTGCACGATGAGCTCATCTACGAAACCACAGAACGGGATCTCATACAG GTTGCACAGATAGTCAAGAGGGAGATGGAGTCAGCAGTGAAACTCTACGTGAAGCTCAAAGCCAAAGTAAAAGTTGGACCCAGCTGGGGGAACCTGCAGGACCTTGACATATGa